The Porites lutea chromosome 11, jaPorLute2.1, whole genome shotgun sequence genome includes a region encoding these proteins:
- the LOC140952589 gene encoding uncharacterized protein, giving the protein MGDKSKIKTGNLEANVMEESELSKRLGRIKRQTDYFVSKIESEQTALARRFLSHLKRSTRIAEEKEAMERTFKSMRWNLAFESQNSGHLMTSSRKFGTRRELECQELKQDHGVSSEKLLFDKNPSHVLKRMSQQFEVPYKKIYSFNTSESDRPATVLDMRCKMWQRISFCGDKKERAKSACPPWTKNYKAPRHIQLAHYRALKHIGMKTNLVSAPSRQPQIDVEALANYRSRENEVEKRVISRFNESLEPYKIRPGPNQIVYDTSKLYGELAKLNYRLKK; this is encoded by the coding sequence ATGGGAGACAAGAGCAAAATTAAAACGGGAAATCTTGAAGCTAATGTTATGGAGGAAAGCGAACTGTCAAAGAGATTAGGTCGCATTAAAAGACAAACGGACTATTTTGTGAGCAAAATTGAATCGGAACAAACCGCTTTGGCCAGGAGATTTTTAAGTCATCTAAAAAGAAGCACGAGGATAGCTGAAGAAAAAGAAGCTATGGAAAGAACTTTTAAATCTATGCGATGGAATCTTGCTTTTGAAAGTCAGAATTCTGGACATCTAATGACAAGCTCAAGAAAGTTTGGAACACGGAGGGAACTCGAATGCCAGGAATTGAAGCAGGATCATGGTGTATCTAGtgaaaaattattatttgaCAAAAACCCATCGCATGTGTTAAAAAGAATGAGTCAGCAGTTTGAAGTGCCTTACAAAAAGATTTACTCGTTTAACACAAGTGAGTCAGACAGACCTGCGACTGTCTTAGACATGCGCTGTAAGATGTGGCAACGAATCTCGTTCTGCGGAGATAAGAAGGAACGAGCGAAAAGTGCTTGCCCTCCGTGGACGAAAAATTATAAGGCGCCGAGACACATTCAACTCGCTCACTATCGGGCGTTAAAACATATAGGCATGAAGACGAACCTAGTGAGCGCTCCAAGCAGACAGCCTCAAATTGATGTCGAGGCTTTAGCAAATTACCGTAGCCGAGAAAATGAGGTTGAAAAACGAGTTATTTCTCGATTCAACGAAAGTCTGGAACCTTACAAGATACGGCCGGGTCCAAATCAAATCGTTTACGATACAAGCAAACTCTACGGAGAATTGGCGAAGCTCAATTACAGACTTAAGAAATAA